Proteins from one Telopea speciosissima isolate NSW1024214 ecotype Mountain lineage chromosome 1, Tspe_v1, whole genome shotgun sequence genomic window:
- the LOC122669161 gene encoding uncharacterized protein LOC122669161, with protein MAAIRSFFSGCFTSLVLLFHLGCFVFPSTGRISTKKRKVSPLSPSSTPSSLKSPQKALSSSWSFLKRIFYFTNQKKYYEIQITHPTTTSTVSSARSSQQLTFDTTPSADSAPLRKRQNGSRQEPDISLHHHSFPLRNDIFPCPICGEVFQKTQLLEQHQSIKHAVSELFDGDSGKNIVQIIFKAGWDNKGKQNPIIHQILKIHNSPKILSRFEEYREIVKSRAARNGLRRRDERCIADGNELLRFNCSTFTCGLGQKGNSSICKQSYCSVCGIIRSGFSAKMDGISTLSSSWRAHVALPDEIESEFAFMNVKRAMLVCRVIAGRIGCEGEQEVVDKEDAQYDSVVGRNGGAHSRLDGDELFVFNPRAVLPCFVIIYSVSV; from the coding sequence ATGGCGGCTATACGATCCTTCTTCAGTGGTTGTTTCACCTCTCTGGTTCTCCTCTTCCATCTGGGTTGCTTCGTATTCCCAAGCACTGGTCGTATTTCAACGAAGAAGCGGAAGGTatctcccctctccccttcttctactccATCTTCTCTCAAATCACCCCAGAAAGCTCTCTCCTCCTCCTGGTCCTTCCTTAAGCGGATCTTCTACTTCACGAACCAGAAGAAATATTACGAAATACAAATCACACATCCCACCACGACCTCAACCGTTTCATCCGCTAGATCATCGCAGCAATTGACGTTCGATACGACCCCATCTGCTGATTCTGCTCCGCTGCGCAAGAGGCAAAACGGTTCCCGACAGGAGCCCGACATATCGCTCCATCATCATTCATTTCCCCTCCGAAACGATATCTTTCCGTGCCCAATCTGCGGCGAGGTCTTTCAGAAAACGCAGCTTCTAGAACAGCACCAATCGATCAAACACGCCGTTTCGGAGCTCTTCGATGGTGATTCAGGAAAGAATATTGTTCAGATCATTTTCAAAGCGGGATGGGACAATAAAGGGAAGCAGAACCCCATCATTCACCAAATCCTCAAAATCCATAACAGCCCCAAGATACTATCTAGGTTCGAAGAGTACAGAGAGATTGTGAAGTCCAGAGCGGCACGAAACGGACTGAGGAGACGAGACGAGAGGTGTATCGCTGACGGTAACGAGTTGTTGAGGTTTAACTGTTCAACGTTCACTTGTGGGCTGGGACAGAAAGGGAATTCCAGCATTTGTAAGCAGTCCTACTGCAGCGTATGCGGGATCATAAGGTCGGGCTTTTCGGCGAAGATGGACGGCATATCGACGCTTTCGAGCAGCTGGAGAGCACACGTGGCACTTCCGGATGAGATCGAGTCAGAGTTTGCGTTCATGAACGTGAAGCGTGCCATGTTGGTGTGCCGAGTTATAGCGGGTCGGATCGGATGCGAAGGAGAACAGGAGGTAGTTGACAAGGAAGACGCGCAGTATGATTCGGTCGTAGGGAGGAACGGTGGAGCCCACTCTAGGTTGGATGGAGATGAGCTTTTCGTTTTTAATCCGAGGGCGGTACTCCCTTGCTTTGTGATTATATACAGCGTCAGTGTGTGA